A genomic window from Cydia strobilella chromosome 26, ilCydStro3.1, whole genome shotgun sequence includes:
- the LOC134753111 gene encoding uncharacterized protein LOC134753111 isoform X1 encodes MTTYSISLDDVDLALLPLRSHKYNDFLKKEHFQFQVMKTEEVEELEPTIYYKCHICALDVPAAFAHEHTTSLKHRANARIARVATQRTRKLISALPPPLVPQTARFCANCSTIVQKNHEQTKEHRVAVMHDKLLWELMTAYVGDDCTNEDSDTSDTDESVQEKASSRHYNGFATWKEVNNNEEEKQKKCEPKGLTSIEPNKKETNKKEDNEVEKQNNDNKPLDNKKEMIEVTNIDTRKPESSKSSEFTNIETETNKPIDTDKEPLFISVDKEPTQTTAKNEEIATSLPKPQDKIEYVEFVTKNNKIVKVFSDYYHSFTRKGETISCKVCSVVFNSEEVDSHMFSLKHLNKMPSTLINEHCVRKINVVFSHCILCNTMIKHTNLVKHYLTLGHSQREKQVITDNPNFHATTTNLDKVNTLKSHKLNLDVKIKTVDTSTTSKSPEVKVTEGKSIDWPVIYPYEMTKQGVRCVICDCLVPNNPENRKGHLDGLNHVTNVRNKKVFKLEYPYEATKDVNIARCAICDIKVSISQASLKEHLDGINHKINKKVFKLEYPFEATEDASIARCAVCDIKVSISQASLKEHIDGMNHAANKINKKVTKVIKLEFPYEATKDPNFARCAICDIKLTISQITLKDHLEGRNHATNEMNKKKRAANAFKPTNKASVARCVVCEINVPNTLRNLLDHLFGSNHVKKEQSKRDTQQNAASQTVPQPAKVAQPSTSGGKTFESTSDTIGVTPQNLYFSWI; translated from the exons ATGACAACATATTCTATAAGTCTAGATGATGTGGATCTCGCGCTGCTGCCTCTGCGCTCCCACAAATACAATGACTTCTTGAAGAAGGAACACTTCCAGTTCCAAGTGATGAAGACTGAGGAAGTAGAAG AATTAGAGCCCACGATTTACTACAAATGCCACATATGCGCCCTCGACGTGCCCGCAGCGTTCGCTCACGAGCACACCACTAGCCTCAAGCACCGCGCGAACGCGCGCATCGCTCGCGTGGCCACCCAGCGCACGCGCAAGCTCATCTCCGCGCTCCCCCCACCCCTTGTCCCCCAAACGGCGCGCTTTTGCGCGAACTGTTCGACCATAGTCCAGAAAAACCATGAACAAACAAAAGAACATCGAGTCGCTGTCATGCATGATAAGTTGCTATGGGAATTGATGACTGCATATGTCGGTGATGATTGTACTAATGAAGATTCGGACACTAGTGATACTGATGAGTCGGTGCAAGAAAAAGCAAGTTCTAGACATTATAACGGCTTTGCAACGTGGAAGGAAGTCAATAATAATGAAgaagagaaacaaaaaaaatgtgaaccCAAAGGTTTGACAAGTATTGAgccaaataaaaaagaaacaaataaaaaggAAGACAATGAAGTGGAGAAGCAAAATAACGACAATAAACCTTTAGATAATAAGAAGGAAATGATAGAAGTTACAAATATTGATACCAGAAAACCTGAATCCAGCAAAAGCAGTGAATTCACAAATATTGAAACTGAGACAAATAAACCTATTGATACAGATAAAGAACCATTGTTTATTTCGGTTGATAAAGAACCAACTCAAACTACTGCCAAAAATGAAGAAATTGCTACTAGTTTACCTAAACCTCAAGATAAAATAGAATATGTCGAATTTGTcaccaaaaacaataaaatagtaAAGGTTTTCAGTGACTATTACCACAGCTTCACCAGAAAAGGGGAAACTATAAGTTGTAAAGTATGCAGTGTTGTATTTAATAGCGAAGAAGTAGATTCACACATGTTTTCGTTGAAGCATTTGAACAAAATGCCGAGTACTTTGATTAACGAACACTGCGTGAGAAAG ATTAATGTGGTCTTCAGCCACTGCATCCTATGTAACACAATGATCAAACATACAAATTTAGTCAAGCATTATCTGACACTTGGCCACAGTCAAAGAGAAAAACAAGTTATCACCGATAACCCAAACTTCCACGCCACAACTACCAATTTAGATAAAGTAAATACTCTGAAAAGTCACAAACTTAATTTagatgttaaaattaaaactgtagACACATCGACCACTTCGAAAAGTCCAGAAGTAAAAGTAACAGAAGGAAAGTCAATAGATTGGCCGGTAATATATCCATATGAAATGACAAAGCAAGGCGTCCGGTGTGTCATTTGTGACTGTTTAGTGCCAAATAATCCGGAGAACAGGAAGGGGCACCTTGATGGATTGAACCATGTTACAAATGTGAGGAATAAGAAA GTATTTAAGCTGGAATATCCATACGAAGCTACTAAGGATGTGAACATCGCCCGTTGTGCTATATGTGACATCAAAGTATCAATCTCACAAGCCAGTCTCAAAGAGCATCTAGATGGaattaatcataaaattaataagaaa GTATTTAAGCTGGAATATCCATTTGAAGCTACTGAGGATGCAAGCATCGCCCGTTGTGCTGTCTGTGATATTAAAGTCTCAATCTCACAAGCCAGTCTCAAAGAGCATATAGATGGAATGAATCATGCcgcgaataaaattaataagaaaGTAACTAAA GTTATTAAGCTGGAATTTCCATACGAAGCCACTAAGGATCCGAACTTCGCCCGTTGTGCAATCTGTGACATCAAGTTAACAATCTCACAAATAACTCTCAAAGATCATCTAGAGGGGCGGAATCATGCGACCAATGAAATGAATAAGAAA AAGCGAGCCGCGAATGCGTTTAAACCCACGAATAAAGCGAGTGTCGCCCGCTGCGTCGTATGCGAGATCAATGTGCCAAACACTTTGAGGAATCTGCTGGACCACCTGTTTGGATCCAATCATGTTAAAAAGGAGCAAAGTAAGCGT gaCACCCAGCAAAATGCGGCGTCTCAAACGGTACCCCAGCCTGCAAAAGTGGCCCAGCCGTCAACGTCGGGAGGCAAAACCTTCGAATCAACTTCCGATACGATTGGAGTTACACCGCAAAACTTGTACTTTTCTTGGatataa
- the LOC134753111 gene encoding uncharacterized protein LOC134753111 isoform X2 encodes MTTYSISLDDVDLALLPLRSHKYNDFLKKEHFQFQVMKTEEVEELEPTIYYKCHICALDVPAAFAHEHTTSLKHRANARIARVATQRTRKLISALPPPLVPQTARFCANCSTIVQKNHEQTKEHRVAVMHDKLLWELMTAYVGDDCTNEDSDTSDTDESVQEKASSRHYNGFATWKEVNNNEEEKQKKCEPKGLTSIEPNKKETNKKEDNEVEKQNNDNKPLDNKKEMIEVTNIDTRKPESSKSSEFTNIETETNKPIDTDKEPLFISVDKEPTQTTAKNEEIATSLPKPQDKIEYVEFVTKNNKIVKVFSDYYHSFTRKGETISCKVCSVVFNSEEVDSHMFSLKHLNKMPSTLINEHCVRKINVVFSHCILCNTMIKHTNLVKHYLTLGHSQREKQVITDNPNFHATTTNLDKVNTLKSHKLNLDVKIKTVDTSTTSKSPEVKVTEGKSIDWPVIYPYEMTKQGVRCVICDCLVPNNPENRKGHLDGLNHVTNVRNKKVFKLEYPFEATEDASIARCAVCDIKVSISQASLKEHIDGMNHAANKINKKVTKVIKLEFPYEATKDPNFARCAICDIKLTISQITLKDHLEGRNHATNEMNKKKRAANAFKPTNKASVARCVVCEINVPNTLRNLLDHLFGSNHVKKEQSKRDTQQNAASQTVPQPAKVAQPSTSGGKTFESTSDTIGVTPQNLYFSWI; translated from the exons ATGACAACATATTCTATAAGTCTAGATGATGTGGATCTCGCGCTGCTGCCTCTGCGCTCCCACAAATACAATGACTTCTTGAAGAAGGAACACTTCCAGTTCCAAGTGATGAAGACTGAGGAAGTAGAAG AATTAGAGCCCACGATTTACTACAAATGCCACATATGCGCCCTCGACGTGCCCGCAGCGTTCGCTCACGAGCACACCACTAGCCTCAAGCACCGCGCGAACGCGCGCATCGCTCGCGTGGCCACCCAGCGCACGCGCAAGCTCATCTCCGCGCTCCCCCCACCCCTTGTCCCCCAAACGGCGCGCTTTTGCGCGAACTGTTCGACCATAGTCCAGAAAAACCATGAACAAACAAAAGAACATCGAGTCGCTGTCATGCATGATAAGTTGCTATGGGAATTGATGACTGCATATGTCGGTGATGATTGTACTAATGAAGATTCGGACACTAGTGATACTGATGAGTCGGTGCAAGAAAAAGCAAGTTCTAGACATTATAACGGCTTTGCAACGTGGAAGGAAGTCAATAATAATGAAgaagagaaacaaaaaaaatgtgaaccCAAAGGTTTGACAAGTATTGAgccaaataaaaaagaaacaaataaaaaggAAGACAATGAAGTGGAGAAGCAAAATAACGACAATAAACCTTTAGATAATAAGAAGGAAATGATAGAAGTTACAAATATTGATACCAGAAAACCTGAATCCAGCAAAAGCAGTGAATTCACAAATATTGAAACTGAGACAAATAAACCTATTGATACAGATAAAGAACCATTGTTTATTTCGGTTGATAAAGAACCAACTCAAACTACTGCCAAAAATGAAGAAATTGCTACTAGTTTACCTAAACCTCAAGATAAAATAGAATATGTCGAATTTGTcaccaaaaacaataaaatagtaAAGGTTTTCAGTGACTATTACCACAGCTTCACCAGAAAAGGGGAAACTATAAGTTGTAAAGTATGCAGTGTTGTATTTAATAGCGAAGAAGTAGATTCACACATGTTTTCGTTGAAGCATTTGAACAAAATGCCGAGTACTTTGATTAACGAACACTGCGTGAGAAAG ATTAATGTGGTCTTCAGCCACTGCATCCTATGTAACACAATGATCAAACATACAAATTTAGTCAAGCATTATCTGACACTTGGCCACAGTCAAAGAGAAAAACAAGTTATCACCGATAACCCAAACTTCCACGCCACAACTACCAATTTAGATAAAGTAAATACTCTGAAAAGTCACAAACTTAATTTagatgttaaaattaaaactgtagACACATCGACCACTTCGAAAAGTCCAGAAGTAAAAGTAACAGAAGGAAAGTCAATAGATTGGCCGGTAATATATCCATATGAAATGACAAAGCAAGGCGTCCGGTGTGTCATTTGTGACTGTTTAGTGCCAAATAATCCGGAGAACAGGAAGGGGCACCTTGATGGATTGAACCATGTTACAAATGTGAGGAATAAGAAA GTATTTAAGCTGGAATATCCATTTGAAGCTACTGAGGATGCAAGCATCGCCCGTTGTGCTGTCTGTGATATTAAAGTCTCAATCTCACAAGCCAGTCTCAAAGAGCATATAGATGGAATGAATCATGCcgcgaataaaattaataagaaaGTAACTAAA GTTATTAAGCTGGAATTTCCATACGAAGCCACTAAGGATCCGAACTTCGCCCGTTGTGCAATCTGTGACATCAAGTTAACAATCTCACAAATAACTCTCAAAGATCATCTAGAGGGGCGGAATCATGCGACCAATGAAATGAATAAGAAA AAGCGAGCCGCGAATGCGTTTAAACCCACGAATAAAGCGAGTGTCGCCCGCTGCGTCGTATGCGAGATCAATGTGCCAAACACTTTGAGGAATCTGCTGGACCACCTGTTTGGATCCAATCATGTTAAAAAGGAGCAAAGTAAGCGT gaCACCCAGCAAAATGCGGCGTCTCAAACGGTACCCCAGCCTGCAAAAGTGGCCCAGCCGTCAACGTCGGGAGGCAAAACCTTCGAATCAACTTCCGATACGATTGGAGTTACACCGCAAAACTTGTACTTTTCTTGGatataa